From the genome of Kaistella daneshvariae, one region includes:
- a CDS encoding homogentisate 1,2-dioxygenase, protein MRYHQSGKIPQKRHTVFKSENDKFYYEQLFGTEGFHGISSLLYHIHRPTQIKSISEPKDVTPKISVDKNVTPRMFKGMKITPENDFLESRKVLLINNDLKLGLAKPKNSTDYFYKNAECDELLFVHEGSGTLKTFVGNLEFSVGDYLIIPRGTIYSIEFNDEKNVLFFIESHSPIYTPKRYRNEFGQLLEHSPFCERDIVAPTFQEPIDKKGEFLIKVKKENQLWDFVYATHPFDVVGWDGYFYPYKFNIKNFEPITGRVHLPPPTHQNFEAHNFVVCSFVARMYDYHPQAIPAPYNHSNIDSDEVLFYTEGDFMSRNHIDLMDFTLHPGGIVHGPHPGAMERSIGKKFTEEYAVMVDPFRPFQITEEALKVEDPTYKTSWLETEDNFLHDRSQE, encoded by the coding sequence ATGAGATATCATCAGTCGGGAAAAATTCCACAGAAAAGGCACACTGTTTTCAAATCGGAGAACGATAAGTTCTACTACGAGCAGCTTTTCGGCACCGAAGGTTTTCACGGTATTTCCTCGCTGCTCTATCACATTCACCGTCCCACGCAGATCAAATCCATCAGCGAACCGAAAGATGTAACACCGAAAATTTCGGTGGATAAAAACGTGACGCCACGCATGTTTAAAGGCATGAAAATCACGCCCGAAAACGATTTTCTGGAAAGCAGAAAAGTTTTGCTCATCAATAATGATTTAAAACTCGGCCTGGCAAAACCGAAAAATTCTACCGATTACTTCTATAAAAATGCGGAATGCGACGAATTGCTTTTCGTTCACGAAGGCAGCGGAACGTTAAAAACTTTTGTGGGAAATTTGGAATTTTCCGTTGGCGATTATCTCATCATTCCACGCGGCACCATTTATTCCATTGAATTCAACGACGAAAAAAACGTGCTTTTCTTCATAGAAAGCCATTCGCCGATTTATACGCCGAAAAGATACCGCAACGAATTTGGGCAACTGCTGGAACATTCACCGTTTTGCGAGCGAGATATCGTGGCGCCAACTTTTCAGGAACCAATTGATAAAAAAGGTGAATTTTTAATTAAAGTAAAAAAAGAAAACCAGCTCTGGGATTTTGTTTACGCCACGCATCCTTTTGATGTTGTGGGCTGGGACGGTTATTTTTATCCGTATAAATTCAATATCAAAAATTTTGAACCGATTACCGGACGCGTTCACCTTCCACCGCCAACGCATCAGAATTTTGAAGCGCATAATTTCGTGGTTTGCTCTTTCGTGGCGCGAATGTATGATTATCATCCGCAAGCGATACCGGCGCCGTATAACCATTCAAACATCGATTCCGACGAAGTTTTATTTTACACCGAAGGCGACTTTATGAGCCGAAATCACATCGATTTAATGGATTTCACGCTGCATCCAGGCGGTATTGTTCACGGTCCGCATCCCGGCGCGATGGAACGTAGCATCGGCAAAAAGTTCACCGAAGAATATGCGGTAATGGTTGATCCTTTCCGACCTTTTCAAATTACGGAGGAAGCTTTAAAAGTGGAAGATCCAACTTATAAAACTTCCTGGTTGGAGACTGAGGATAATTTCCTGCATGACCGCAGTCAGGAATAA
- a CDS encoding acetyl-CoA hydrolase/transferase family protein has protein sequence MVEYISAEEAVSVIKSGDRIFSHGSACTPNLLIDELARQADRLRNVEFVSITQQGNVEIAKPQYKDSFYINSLFVSTPVREAVNSERGDFIPVFLSEIPTLFKCGILPLDVAMVTVSPPDAHGYCTLGTSIDVARSAVDTAKIIIAQVNPKMPRTHGDGMIHYSKIHKMVWHEEELLTVDYGAKVGECEMLIGNNVAQLIDDRSTLQMGIGTIPDAVLKCLHNHKDLGIHTEMISDGIVDLVANDIITNKYKGTHSNRTITSFAFGTRKLYDYIDDNPSFAFMDVEHVNYPINIMKNKKMVAINSAIEIDLTGQVCADSIGTYQFSGIGGQMDFMRGAALSEGGKPIIAISSRTKKGVPRIVPFLKPGAGVVTTRGHIHYVVTEFGIAYLYGKSLRQRAKALIEISHPDDREMLERATFERFKCL, from the coding sequence ATGGTTGAGTATATCAGCGCCGAAGAGGCAGTTTCCGTCATCAAAAGTGGCGACCGAATTTTTTCCCACGGCAGCGCCTGTACCCCGAATCTCCTCATCGATGAACTGGCTCGCCAAGCCGACCGTTTGCGCAATGTAGAATTTGTTTCAATTACACAGCAAGGCAATGTAGAAATTGCAAAACCACAATATAAAGACAGCTTTTACATTAATTCGCTTTTCGTTTCAACGCCCGTGCGTGAAGCAGTAAATTCCGAACGTGGAGATTTTATACCGGTTTTCCTCAGCGAAATTCCGACGCTTTTCAAATGTGGAATTCTTCCTTTGGATGTTGCCATGGTTACGGTTTCACCACCGGATGCACATGGTTACTGCACTTTGGGAACTTCTATAGATGTCGCAAGAAGTGCGGTAGATACAGCAAAAATAATCATTGCGCAGGTGAATCCGAAAATGCCGAGAACGCACGGCGACGGTATGATTCACTATTCGAAAATCCACAAAATGGTGTGGCACGAAGAGGAACTGCTGACCGTAGATTATGGTGCAAAAGTCGGTGAATGCGAAATGCTCATCGGAAATAATGTGGCGCAACTCATCGATGACCGCTCTACTTTGCAAATGGGAATCGGGACCATTCCGGATGCGGTGTTGAAATGTCTTCACAACCACAAAGACTTGGGAATTCACACCGAAATGATCAGCGACGGAATTGTAGATTTGGTCGCCAACGATATCATCACAAACAAATATAAAGGCACGCATTCCAACCGAACCATCACGAGTTTCGCTTTTGGAACCCGAAAATTATACGATTATATTGATGATAATCCTTCGTTTGCATTCATGGATGTGGAGCACGTGAATTATCCCATCAATATTATGAAAAACAAGAAAATGGTTGCTATCAATTCCGCGATTGAAATCGATTTAACCGGTCAGGTTTGCGCCGATTCTATTGGAACTTATCAGTTCAGTGGGATTGGCGGACAAATGGATTTCATGCGTGGCGCCGCTCTTTCCGAAGGCGGAAAACCGATCATCGCCATTTCTTCCCGAACCAAAAAAGGGGTTCCGAGAATTGTACCGTTCCTGAAACCGGGCGCGGGCGTCGTAACGACCAGAGGTCATATTCATTATGTTGTAACCGAATTCGGAATCGCTTATCTCTACGGAAAAAGCCTGAGACAGCGCGCGAAAGCTTTAATCGAAATTTCGCATCCCGACGATCGCGAAATGCTGGAAAGAGCAACGTTCGAAAGATTTAAATGCCTCTAA
- a CDS encoding Crp/Fnr family transcriptional regulator yields the protein MEKYFSQESFKKNEIILNAGEVCKKIYFVKKGLIRTFHANVNGTEFTRLFAKENDFCTILISFTEKIGSPATIQSLEDTDIFTIKKSDFLEFTKISQCARDIYTKILEDYQNFQIGRLEFLTTLSPKEKVQKFLAENSDLEKRISDKIIATYLQITPETYSRCKKHFKV from the coding sequence GTGGAAAAATATTTTAGTCAAGAATCTTTCAAAAAAAACGAAATAATTCTAAACGCCGGAGAGGTATGCAAAAAAATTTATTTTGTAAAAAAGGGTTTGATTCGTACTTTCCATGCGAATGTGAATGGAACGGAATTCACAAGACTATTTGCAAAAGAGAATGATTTCTGCACGATTTTAATCAGCTTTACGGAGAAAATTGGAAGTCCTGCAACCATTCAATCCTTAGAAGATACCGATATTTTCACCATTAAAAAGTCTGATTTTCTAGAATTCACTAAAATTTCTCAATGCGCAAGAGATATTTATACCAAAATTTTAGAGGATTATCAAAACTTTCAAATTGGTCGTTTAGAATTTCTGACTACACTTTCGCCCAAGGAAAAAGTTCAAAAATTTTTAGCAGAAAATTCAGATTTGGAAAAAAGAATTTCTGATAAGATTATCGCAACATACTTGCAAATTACTCCGGAAACGTACTCACGCTGTAAAAAACACTTTAAAGTTTAG
- the hppD gene encoding 4-hydroxyphenylpyruvate dioxygenase, which produces MSTLTFAEKIAQAENFLPINGTDYIEFYVGNAKQAAHFYKTAFGFQSVAYAGPETGVRDRASYVIQQGKIRLVLTSGLSSESPICEHQKKHGDGVKILALWVDDAYSAYEETTKRGAKPYLEPQTLTDEHGEVRMSGIYTYGETVHMFIERKNYRGDFMPGFQKWESVYNPTEVGLLYVDHCVGNVGWDRMIPTVEWYEKVMGFVNILSFDDKQINTEYSALMSKVMSNGNGYAKFPINEPAEGKRKSQVEEYLDFYEGEGVQHIAVATKDIVKTVTELKARGIEFLPAPPNSYYEMVPERVGTIDEDLKTLSDLGILIDCDEEGYLLQIFTKPVEDRPTLFFEIIERHGAQSFGAGNFKALFEALEKEQERRGNL; this is translated from the coding sequence ATGTCAACACTTACTTTCGCGGAGAAAATTGCTCAGGCTGAAAATTTTTTGCCCATCAATGGCACCGATTATATTGAATTTTATGTAGGAAATGCAAAGCAGGCAGCGCATTTTTACAAAACCGCTTTTGGTTTTCAATCTGTGGCTTATGCAGGACCGGAAACCGGCGTTCGTGATCGCGCGTCGTACGTGATTCAACAGGGAAAAATCCGCTTGGTTTTAACTTCCGGATTGAGCTCTGAGTCGCCGATTTGTGAACATCAAAAAAAGCACGGTGATGGCGTTAAAATTTTAGCACTCTGGGTAGATGACGCTTATTCTGCTTACGAAGAAACCACTAAACGCGGTGCAAAACCATATCTGGAACCTCAAACTTTAACCGATGAGCACGGCGAAGTACGCATGTCCGGAATTTATACCTACGGCGAAACCGTTCACATGTTCATCGAAAGAAAAAATTACAGAGGCGATTTTATGCCGGGTTTCCAAAAATGGGAAAGCGTATACAATCCAACTGAAGTTGGGCTTTTATACGTGGATCACTGTGTGGGAAATGTTGGCTGGGACCGCATGATTCCCACTGTAGAATGGTATGAAAAAGTGATGGGTTTTGTGAATATTTTGAGTTTTGATGACAAGCAAATCAATACCGAATATTCCGCTCTAATGAGCAAAGTAATGAGCAACGGCAACGGTTATGCTAAATTCCCGATCAATGAACCGGCGGAAGGAAAAAGAAAATCTCAGGTGGAAGAATATCTGGATTTTTACGAAGGTGAAGGCGTGCAGCATATCGCTGTTGCGACAAAAGATATCGTGAAAACAGTGACCGAATTAAAAGCACGTGGCATCGAGTTTTTGCCGGCTCCGCCGAATTCTTACTATGAAATGGTTCCCGAACGTGTTGGTACCATCGATGAAGATTTGAAAACACTTTCGGATTTAGGAATTCTCATCGATTGTGATGAAGAAGGTTATCTGCTACAAATTTTCACAAAACCTGTGGAAGACCGCCCGACCCTTTTCTTTGAAATTATTGAAAGACACGGCGCCCAAAGTTTCGGTGCCGGAAATTTTAAAGCTTTGTTTGAAGCTTTGGAAAAAGAACAGGAAAGACGCGGAAATTTATAA
- the fahA gene encoding fumarylacetoacetase has protein sequence MKSFITYPENSDFSIYNIPFGVAIFNEEYIACCTRIGDMVLDLATMYDYGFFADIDGLNENVFEAYTLNEFIELGKPVTNAVRLKLQELLLENSSLSEDQKTVEECFYSFDHVQMMMPVHVPNYTDFYSSIEHASNVGKMFRGEENALLPNWKHLPVGYHGRASSIVVSGTDFYRPKGQMKPADANSPVFGPCKQLDFELEIGFVVNKNTEMGDSISTAEANDAIFGMVIFNDWSARDIQSWEYVPLGPFLGKNFCSSVSPWVVTLEALEPFRVESPKQEPEVLDYLKFEGKQNFDIQLEVFLKPENGIENLISRSNYRFMYWNMAQQLAHHTVNGCNVEVGDLYASGTISGSEKDSFGSMLELTWRGTEPIILADGSQRKFIEDFDTIIMRGHAEKDGVRVGFGEVTGKVLPAK, from the coding sequence ATGAAATCTTTTATCACTTACCCGGAAAATTCCGATTTTTCAATTTATAATATTCCTTTTGGCGTCGCGATTTTTAATGAAGAATACATCGCCTGCTGCACGCGCATCGGCGATATGGTTCTGGATTTGGCCACCATGTACGATTATGGTTTTTTCGCCGATATCGATGGTTTAAATGAAAATGTTTTCGAAGCGTACACCTTAAACGAATTCATCGAATTAGGAAAACCTGTGACAAACGCGGTTCGGTTAAAACTTCAGGAACTTCTCTTGGAAAACTCATCTCTTTCGGAAGACCAAAAAACGGTGGAAGAATGTTTTTATAGCTTCGATCACGTGCAGATGATGATGCCGGTTCACGTACCGAATTATACCGATTTTTACAGCAGCATCGAGCATGCAAGCAATGTCGGAAAAATGTTCCGCGGTGAAGAAAACGCGCTCTTACCAAACTGGAAGCATCTGCCTGTAGGTTATCACGGCCGCGCTTCTTCAATCGTGGTTTCCGGAACAGATTTTTACAGACCAAAAGGTCAGATGAAACCTGCAGACGCGAATTCACCTGTTTTCGGGCCCTGCAAACAGCTGGATTTCGAGCTGGAAATTGGCTTTGTAGTGAATAAAAACACTGAAATGGGCGACAGCATTTCTACCGCTGAAGCCAATGACGCGATTTTTGGAATGGTTATATTTAATGACTGGTCGGCGCGCGACATCCAAAGCTGGGAATACGTTCCTTTGGGGCCATTTTTAGGTAAAAATTTCTGTTCTTCGGTTTCGCCTTGGGTGGTGACACTGGAAGCTTTGGAACCATTTAGAGTTGAGTCACCAAAACAAGAACCTGAAGTTTTGGATTATTTAAAGTTTGAGGGCAAGCAAAATTTCGACATTCAGCTGGAAGTTTTTTTGAAACCCGAAAACGGCATTGAAAATTTAATTTCGCGCAGCAACTATAGATTTATGTATTGGAATATGGCGCAGCAACTCGCGCATCACACCGTAAATGGCTGTAATGTGGAAGTTGGTGACCTCTATGCCTCGGGAACGATTTCAGGTTCGGAAAAGGATTCTTTCGGCTCTATGCTGGAACTCACCTGGCGCGGCACTGAACCGATTATTCTTGCCGATGGTTCGCAAAGGAAATTCATTGAAGATTTTGATACCATCATTATGCGCGGTCACGCAGAAAAAGACGGCGTGCGCGTAGGTTTCGGTGAAGTTACGGGGAAGGTGTTACCGGCTAAATAA
- a CDS encoding flavin reductase family protein, whose product MKTISPNELNNFQLQTLLQTAIAPRPIALASTIDKAGNVNLSPFSFFNMFSSNPPIVIFSPARRVRDNTTKHTLENVLEVPEVVIGIVNYKIVQQISLASTEYEKEVNEFVKAGLTMKKADLVTPNLIEECPVNLECKVVEVKHLGTEGGAGNLVICEIVKIHVREEYLNEEGNLDQKKLDLVARLGGNWYSRINENNLFEVPKPLVTKGIGFDLLPDEIKYSTVFTGNDLGMLANTEILPDGNFSSDEKIHTEAQELLHQHRIEEAWEKLGL is encoded by the coding sequence ATGAAAACAATCTCACCAAACGAACTTAATAATTTCCAGCTCCAGACGCTTTTGCAAACTGCTATTGCACCGCGGCCTATCGCTTTAGCATCAACAATCGATAAAGCCGGAAACGTGAATTTAAGTCCGTTCAGCTTTTTTAATATGTTCAGCAGCAATCCACCGATTGTGATTTTTTCGCCGGCGCGACGTGTCCGTGATAATACAACGAAACACACTTTAGAAAACGTTTTGGAAGTTCCGGAAGTGGTCATCGGAATTGTGAATTATAAAATCGTGCAGCAAATTTCCCTCGCTTCAACTGAGTATGAAAAGGAAGTCAACGAGTTTGTAAAAGCCGGGCTGACCATGAAAAAAGCAGATCTGGTGACCCCCAACCTCATTGAAGAATGTCCGGTGAATCTGGAGTGTAAAGTTGTAGAAGTAAAACATTTAGGTACGGAAGGCGGCGCGGGAAACCTCGTGATTTGTGAAATCGTGAAAATTCATGTCCGGGAAGAATATTTAAATGAAGAAGGTAATCTGGACCAGAAAAAACTCGATTTGGTGGCGCGTTTAGGTGGCAACTGGTATTCTCGCATTAATGAAAACAATCTCTTTGAAGTTCCAAAACCTTTAGTTACAAAAGGAATTGGTTTTGATCTATTGCCGGATGAAATTAAATATTCAACGGTTTTTACCGGAAACGATTTGGGTATGTTGGCGAACACGGAAATTTTACCGGATGGAAACTTTAGTTCAGATGAAAAAATTCACACCGAAGCGCAGGAATTGCTTCATCAGCACAGAATAGAAGAAGCCTGGGAAAAACTAGGTCTTTAA
- a CDS encoding TerC family protein, whose protein sequence is MMLLSVLEFPDFAQPQIWISLLTLTFLEIILGVDNIIFISIISDKLPKERQKFARNIGLTFAMLFRVGLLLMINWIIGLKEPVITLGFLEEPGTDLPLQLSWKDIILLAGGIFLIAKSTLEIHGKMQVDGDHHKPKSAASSLMAMVIIQIILVDMVFSLDSILTAIGLVDNVMLMIIAVVISIGIMMAFAGPISRIINQYPSLQILALSFLVVIGVMLVAEGIHQHVSKNIIYSCLAFSLLVEMLNIRFRNNQNKKALKLNPDLNEDLSIKE, encoded by the coding sequence ATGATGCTACTCTCGGTTTTAGAATTTCCTGATTTTGCGCAGCCACAAATCTGGATCAGCTTATTAACACTTACTTTCCTGGAAATTATTCTGGGGGTAGACAACATTATTTTTATTTCGATAATTTCCGATAAATTGCCAAAAGAGCGGCAAAAATTTGCGCGAAATATCGGTTTGACCTTTGCAATGCTTTTCCGTGTGGGACTTTTGCTGATGATTAACTGGATTATCGGCTTAAAGGAACCCGTCATCACGCTGGGCTTTCTGGAGGAACCCGGCACCGATTTACCACTCCAACTGAGCTGGAAAGACATCATCCTTTTAGCCGGTGGTATTTTCCTGATCGCAAAAAGTACTTTGGAAATTCACGGGAAAATGCAGGTGGACGGCGATCATCACAAACCAAAATCTGCTGCGTCTTCGCTGATGGCGATGGTAATTATTCAGATTATTTTAGTCGATATGGTATTTTCGCTGGATTCTATTTTAACTGCAATTGGTTTGGTGGACAACGTGATGCTGATGATTATCGCGGTGGTGATTTCAATTGGGATTATGATGGCTTTTGCTGGTCCGATCTCCCGAATTATCAATCAATATCCGAGTTTACAGATTCTTGCTTTGTCGTTCCTGGTGGTGATTGGCGTAATGTTGGTGGCCGAAGGTATTCATCAGCATGTAAGCAAAAACATTATCTATTCGTGTCTTGCCTTTAGTTTGCTGGTAGAAATGTTGAATATCAGATTCCGCAACAATCAGAATAAAAAGGCGCTGAAACTGAATCCTGATCTGAATGAAGATCTCAGTATAAAAGAGTAA
- a CDS encoding alpha/beta hydrolase family protein, translating to MEIKIDINIVIHNPKTKDFLADAYYPETSEKLPLVLFVHGYKGYKDWGAWDLMAKKFAQNGYFFVKFNFSHNGTTLEDPLNFGDLESFGHNNFSKELVDYEAVLNYFYENPKIDNDKIAIIGHSRGGGISVIEAFEEERVKLLIALAGVSHFGYRFPTGERLETWEKEGVMFSENARTHQQMPHYFQFYEDYKANEERFNIQYAAQHLEKPFLIVQGTNDDAVKDKEATLLHEWCKMSELEIIEGANHTFGAKEPWREKTLPEDLEKATDFALSFLRKHFEKDADVNEN from the coding sequence ATGGAAATTAAAATTGATATAAATATCGTCATTCACAATCCAAAAACAAAGGACTTTCTGGCGGATGCTTATTATCCAGAAACTTCGGAAAAACTTCCGCTCGTGCTTTTTGTTCATGGCTACAAAGGCTATAAAGATTGGGGTGCCTGGGATTTGATGGCGAAAAAATTCGCCCAAAACGGGTATTTTTTTGTGAAATTTAATTTTTCCCATAACGGAACAACGCTCGAAGATCCTTTGAATTTCGGTGATCTGGAAAGTTTTGGCCATAATAATTTCAGCAAAGAATTGGTGGACTACGAGGCGGTTTTAAACTATTTTTACGAAAATCCGAAAATCGATAATGATAAGATTGCAATCATCGGGCACAGCCGCGGCGGCGGAATTTCGGTGATCGAGGCTTTCGAAGAAGAACGCGTAAAACTTTTGATTGCACTTGCCGGCGTCAGCCATTTTGGCTATCGTTTTCCGACGGGCGAAAGGTTGGAAACTTGGGAAAAAGAAGGCGTCATGTTTTCCGAAAATGCCAGAACTCACCAGCAAATGCCGCATTATTTTCAGTTTTATGAAGACTATAAAGCCAATGAAGAGCGCTTTAATATTCAGTACGCCGCGCAACATTTAGAAAAACCATTTTTAATTGTTCAGGGAACGAACGACGACGCGGTGAAAGATAAAGAAGCGACTTTGCTTCATGAATGGTGCAAAATGTCGGAGCTTGAAATAATTGAAGGCGCAAACCACACGTTTGGTGCAAAAGAACCTTGGAGGGAAAAAACTTTGCCGGAAGATTTAGAAAAAGCCACCGATTTTGCCCTGAGTTTTCTCCGGAAACATTTCGAAAAAGATGCTGATGTGAACGAGAATTAA
- a CDS encoding M13 family metallopeptidase, with the protein MKKISITVLAFSGLVSLNSCTTTKTAEVETAPAAVEITPIKEEGLNLSYMDSTVRPQDDFFSYVNGNWMKTATIPSDKSSWGSFNALREDVDNASLEILNKILTDNFPAGSEGQKIQNLYGTFMDWDKRNADGLNPIKSDLQKIDNIKTVGDLQNYLTQATKTGDNPFYAWRVGADMKNSVMNAVYLGGASLGLGRDYYQKQNDANTKTLAEYQNYLTQIFQTIGYKDASQSAQKVVNFEKKLAQDLLTNEQNRDANLRYNPKTIPELSKLVSNINLPKYLTDAGVNTDKVIVSELKYYQNMDSWMNSKNLPLIKDYMKARLVSSNAGNLNKELDDLNFNFYSKYLQGQQEQRPMNKRGLGVINGILGEAFGKLYVEKYFPSEAKAQMETYIDYLKKSFAQHIAENDWMSPETKEKAQEKLSKFTVKIAYPDTWKDYSKLTLTAPANGGTYYKNLQNITEWQYAKNLDKIGKPVDKTEWGMSPQTVNAYYSGSNNEIVFPAAILQPPFFNFKADPAVNFGGIGAVIGHEISHGFDDSGSRFDGDGNLNNWWTEADRKNFDAKVGQLAAQYDKYEPVKGSFINGKFTSGENIGDLGGVAVAYTALQMYLKDHGNPGLISGLTQDQRFFMSWATVWRTKSTDQYMVNQVKTDPHSPGYFRAFAPLVNQDAFYKAFDVKPGDKLYKAPEERIKIW; encoded by the coding sequence ATGAAAAAAATTTCAATAACGGTACTCGCATTTTCGGGACTTGTTTCCCTTAATTCGTGTACTACAACCAAAACCGCCGAGGTGGAAACTGCTCCCGCTGCGGTAGAAATCACACCGATCAAAGAAGAAGGGCTTAACCTTTCTTACATGGATTCCACCGTACGACCACAGGACGATTTCTTCAGCTACGTGAACGGAAACTGGATGAAAACTGCGACCATTCCTTCCGATAAATCCAGCTGGGGAAGTTTCAACGCGCTGCGTGAAGACGTAGATAATGCCTCTCTCGAAATTCTGAACAAAATCCTCACCGATAATTTTCCGGCTGGTTCCGAAGGACAAAAAATCCAGAACCTTTACGGAACATTCATGGATTGGGACAAGAGAAATGCTGATGGTTTAAATCCGATCAAAAGCGATTTGCAGAAAATCGACAATATTAAAACTGTCGGCGATCTGCAGAATTACCTTACACAAGCAACCAAAACCGGTGACAATCCGTTTTATGCGTGGCGTGTAGGCGCAGACATGAAAAATTCCGTGATGAACGCTGTATATTTAGGTGGCGCTTCATTAGGTTTGGGCCGCGATTATTATCAGAAACAAAACGACGCCAACACCAAAACTTTAGCGGAATATCAAAATTATTTAACCCAGATTTTCCAGACCATTGGTTATAAAGATGCCAGCCAATCTGCGCAGAAAGTCGTGAATTTTGAGAAAAAACTCGCGCAGGATCTTTTAACCAACGAGCAAAACCGTGATGCGAATCTTCGCTACAACCCGAAGACCATTCCGGAATTATCAAAATTGGTTTCAAACATCAATTTGCCAAAATATTTGACCGACGCGGGTGTTAACACCGATAAAGTAATCGTTAGTGAGCTGAAATATTACCAGAATATGGATTCCTGGATGAACTCGAAAAACCTTCCGCTCATCAAAGATTACATGAAAGCGCGCTTGGTTTCTTCCAACGCCGGAAATTTGAACAAAGAACTTGATGATTTGAACTTCAATTTCTATTCAAAATATCTTCAGGGTCAGCAGGAGCAAAGACCTATGAATAAAAGAGGTTTAGGTGTCATCAATGGTATTTTGGGCGAAGCTTTCGGTAAATTGTATGTAGAAAAATATTTCCCATCAGAAGCGAAAGCGCAAATGGAAACTTACATCGATTATCTGAAAAAATCCTTTGCACAGCACATCGCAGAAAACGATTGGATGTCCCCTGAAACCAAAGAAAAAGCACAGGAAAAACTCTCTAAGTTCACGGTTAAAATTGCATATCCGGACACCTGGAAGGATTACTCAAAATTAACTTTGACAGCACCCGCAAATGGGGGAACTTACTACAAAAACCTTCAGAACATCACCGAATGGCAGTATGCTAAAAATTTAGATAAAATCGGAAAACCGGTAGACAAAACCGAATGGGGAATGTCGCCGCAAACCGTAAACGCATACTACAGCGGCTCTAACAACGAAATCGTGTTCCCTGCTGCCATTTTACAACCGCCGTTCTTCAATTTTAAAGCAGATCCGGCTGTTAATTTTGGTGGAATTGGTGCTGTTATCGGTCACGAAATTTCTCATGGTTTTGATGATTCCGGTTCCAGATTCGATGGTGACGGAAACTTAAACAACTGGTGGACAGAAGCTGACCGCAAAAACTTCGATGCTAAAGTCGGGCAACTTGCCGCGCAGTACGATAAATATGAGCCGGTGAAAGGAAGTTTCATCAATGGTAAATTTACCAGCGGTGAAAATATCGGTGATTTGGGTGGAGTAGCTGTGGCGTACACGGCGTTGCAAATGTATCTGAAAGATCACGGAAATCCGGGATTAATCAGTGGTTTGACTCAGGATCAGCGATTCTTTATGAGCTGGGCGACGGTTTGGAGAACCAAATCTACCGACCAATATATGGTGAATCAGGTGAAAACCGATCCTCATTCGCCGGGCTATTTCCGCGCATTTGCGCCGCTGGTTAATCAGGATGCTTTCTACAAAGCTTTCGACGTGAAGCCGGGCGACAAATTGTACAAGGCACCGGAAGAAAGAATTAAAATCTGGTAA